A genome region from Mycolicibacterium litorale includes the following:
- a CDS encoding 3-hydroxybutyryl-CoA dehydrogenase: MSNPIERVGVVGAGQMGAGIAEVSARAGVDVLVFETTDALVTAGRDRITKSLERGVSAGKVTEREKSAALGKLSFTTSLADFADRQLVIEAIIEDVAVKAKVFAELDKVITDPEAVLASNTSSIPIMKLGAATQNPGRVLGLHFFNPVPVLPLVELVGTLATSDTAIARTEQFASDVLGKQVVRCSDRSGFVVNALLVPYLLSAIRMVEAGFATVEDVDKAIVAGLSHPMGPLRLSDLIGLDTMKLIADAMFDELKDPHFAPPPLLLRMVEAGQLGKKSGQGFYKY, translated from the coding sequence GTGAGCAATCCCATTGAACGAGTAGGCGTGGTCGGTGCCGGCCAGATGGGCGCGGGCATCGCCGAGGTGTCCGCCCGCGCGGGCGTCGACGTGCTGGTGTTCGAGACCACCGATGCGCTCGTCACGGCCGGACGTGACCGGATCACCAAATCGCTCGAGCGGGGCGTCAGCGCCGGCAAGGTCACCGAGCGCGAGAAGTCGGCGGCGCTGGGGAAGCTGAGCTTCACCACCTCACTGGCGGATTTCGCGGACCGCCAGCTGGTGATCGAGGCGATCATCGAGGACGTGGCGGTCAAGGCGAAGGTCTTCGCCGAGTTGGACAAGGTCATCACCGACCCCGAGGCCGTGCTGGCGTCGAACACCTCGAGCATTCCGATCATGAAGCTCGGCGCCGCCACGCAGAATCCGGGCCGCGTGCTGGGGCTGCACTTCTTCAATCCGGTGCCGGTGCTGCCGCTGGTCGAGCTGGTCGGCACGCTGGCCACCTCCGATACGGCGATCGCGCGCACGGAGCAGTTCGCCAGCGACGTGCTCGGTAAGCAGGTGGTGCGCTGCAGCGACCGGTCGGGCTTCGTGGTCAACGCGCTGCTGGTGCCGTATCTGCTGTCGGCGATCCGCATGGTCGAGGCGGGTTTCGCGACGGTCGAAGACGTTGACAAGGCGATCGTGGCCGGCCTGTCGCATCCGATGGGGCCGCTGCGGCTCTCGGACCTGATCGGGCTGGACACCATGAAGCTGATCGCCGACGCGATGTTCGACGAGCTCAAAGATCCCCACTTCGCGCCGCCGCCGCTGCTGCTGCGCATGGTCGAGGCGGGTCAGCTGGGCAAGAAGTCGGGCCAGGGCTTCTACAAGTACTGA
- the aceA gene encoding isocitrate lyase, with protein MSTVGQPKSPEEIQKDWDTNPRWKGITREYSAEDVVALQGSVVEEQTLARRGAEVLWNQLHDMEFVNALGALTGNMAVQQVRAGLKAIYLSGWQVAGDANLSGHTYPDQSLYPANSVPQVVRRINNALLRADEIAKVEGDTSVENWLVPIVADGEAGFGGALNVYELQKAMIAAGVAGSHWEDQLASEKKCGHLGGKVLIPTQQHIRTLTSARLAADVADVPTVVIARTDAEAATLITSDVDERDQPFITGERTKEGFYRVKNGIEPCIARAKAYAPYSDLIWMETGTPDLELARKFAEGVQAEFPDQMLAYNCSPSFNWKKHLDDATIAKFQKELGAMGFKFQFITLAGFHALNYSMFDLAYGYARNQMTAYVELQEREFAAEERGYTATKHQREVGAGYFDRIATTVDPTSSTTALTGSTEEGQFH; from the coding sequence ATGTCGACCGTTGGCCAGCCGAAGTCCCCCGAAGAGATCCAGAAGGACTGGGACACCAACCCCCGCTGGAAGGGCATCACCCGCGAGTACTCCGCCGAAGACGTCGTCGCCCTGCAGGGCTCGGTCGTCGAGGAGCAGACGCTGGCCCGCCGCGGCGCCGAGGTGCTGTGGAACCAGCTGCACGACATGGAGTTCGTCAACGCCCTCGGCGCGCTGACCGGCAACATGGCCGTCCAGCAGGTCCGTGCGGGCCTCAAGGCCATCTACCTGTCCGGGTGGCAGGTCGCCGGTGACGCGAACCTGTCCGGCCACACCTACCCCGACCAGAGCCTCTACCCGGCCAACTCGGTGCCGCAGGTCGTCCGCCGCATCAACAACGCGCTGCTGCGCGCCGACGAGATCGCCAAGGTCGAAGGCGACACCTCCGTCGAGAACTGGCTCGTCCCGATCGTCGCCGACGGTGAAGCCGGCTTCGGTGGCGCGCTCAACGTCTACGAGCTGCAGAAGGCGATGATCGCCGCCGGTGTCGCGGGCTCGCACTGGGAAGACCAGCTCGCCTCGGAGAAGAAGTGCGGCCACCTCGGCGGCAAGGTGCTGATCCCGACCCAGCAGCACATCCGCACCCTGACCTCGGCCCGTCTGGCCGCCGACGTCGCCGACGTGCCGACCGTCGTCATCGCCCGTACCGATGCCGAGGCCGCCACGCTGATCACCTCCGACGTCGACGAGCGCGACCAGCCGTTCATCACCGGTGAGCGGACCAAGGAAGGCTTCTACCGGGTGAAGAACGGTATCGAGCCGTGCATCGCCCGCGCCAAGGCCTACGCGCCGTACTCGGATTTGATCTGGATGGAGACCGGCACCCCCGATCTCGAGCTCGCCCGCAAGTTCGCCGAAGGCGTGCAGGCCGAGTTCCCGGACCAGATGCTGGCCTACAACTGCTCGCCGTCGTTCAACTGGAAGAAGCACCTCGACGACGCCACGATCGCGAAGTTCCAGAAGGAACTCGGCGCGATGGGCTTCAAGTTCCAGTTCATCACGCTGGCCGGCTTCCACGCGCTGAACTACTCGATGTTCGATCTGGCCTACGGCTACGCCCGCAACCAGATGACCGCCTACGTCGAGCTGCAGGAGCGCGAGTTCGCCGCCGAGGAGCGCGGTTACACCGCGACGAAGCACCAGCGCGAGGTCGGCGCCGGCTACTTCGACCGGATCGCCACCACCGTGGACCCGACCAGCTCGACCACGGCGCTGACCGGCTCCACCGAAGAGGGCCAGTTCCACTAG
- a CDS encoding acyl-[acyl-carrier-protein] thioesterase: protein MTGTTTGTGLSKTMMPVPDPHPDVFDTGWPLRVADIDRTGRLRFDAATRHIQDIGSDHLRELGYEATHPLWIVRRTMIDLIRPIEFQDMLRLRRWCSGTSNRWCEMRVRIDGRKGGLMESEAFWININRETQGPARISDDFIAGLQRTTDVNRLRWKAYLSAGSRDDAHEIREYPVRVSDIDIFDHMNNSVYWSVVEDYLYSHPELLQAPLRVTIEHDLPVALGDKLEIISHVHPAGSTDKFGPDLVDRTVTTLTYAVGDETKAVACLFAL, encoded by the coding sequence GTGACCGGCACGACGACAGGCACCGGCCTGAGCAAGACGATGATGCCGGTGCCGGATCCGCACCCCGACGTCTTCGACACCGGATGGCCACTGCGGGTCGCCGACATCGACCGCACCGGCCGGTTGCGCTTCGACGCCGCGACCCGCCACATCCAGGACATCGGCTCCGACCACCTGCGTGAACTGGGATACGAGGCCACCCACCCGCTGTGGATCGTGCGGCGCACGATGATCGACCTGATCCGGCCCATCGAGTTCCAGGACATGCTGCGGCTGCGGCGCTGGTGTTCGGGGACGTCGAACCGGTGGTGCGAGATGCGGGTGCGCATCGACGGCCGCAAGGGCGGCCTGATGGAGTCCGAGGCGTTCTGGATCAACATCAATCGCGAGACCCAGGGACCGGCGCGGATCAGCGACGACTTCATCGCCGGCCTGCAGCGCACCACCGATGTCAACCGGTTGCGGTGGAAGGCCTACCTGAGCGCGGGCAGCCGCGACGACGCCCACGAGATCCGCGAGTATCCGGTGCGGGTCAGCGACATCGACATCTTCGACCACATGAACAACTCGGTGTACTGGTCGGTGGTCGAGGACTACCTCTACAGCCATCCCGAGTTGCTGCAGGCACCGCTGCGGGTGACGATCGAGCACGATCTCCCGGTGGCCCTCGGCGACAAGCTGGAGATCATTTCGCACGTGCATCCGGCCGGTTCCACCGACAAGTTCGGTCCGGACCTGGTGGATCGGACTGTTACAACGCTCACATATGCGGTCGGCGACGAGACAAAAGCCGTCGCATGCCTGTTCGCGCTCTGA
- the ramB gene encoding acetate metabolism transcriptional regulator RamB, translating to MPKTFVGSRVRQLRSERGYSQAALAQMLEISPSYLNQIEHDVRPLTVAVLLRITEVFGVDATFFASQDDTRLVAELREVAMDRDLGVDVDVAEIADMVVTHPTLARAMVNLHRRYRLTTTQLAAATEDRYSDGSGSGSITMPHEEVRDYFYQRQNYLHELDSAAEDLTVRMRMHRGDLAGELSNRLSTVHGVHIVRRIDLGDTVLHRFDPGTKTLEMSTHLSVGQQVFKMAAELAYLEFGDLIDKMVDEGMFTSEESRTLARLGLANYFAAATVLPYRQFHDVAENFRYDVERLSAFYSVSYETIGHRLSTLQRPSMRGVPFSFVRVDRAGNMSKRQSATGFHFSSSGGTCPLWNVYETFANPGKILVQIAQMPDGRNYMWVARTVERRASRYGQPGKTFAIGLGCELRHAHRLVYSEGLDLSGENATPIGAGCRVCERDNCPQRAFPALGRALDLDEHRSTVSPYLVKQS from the coding sequence GTGCCGAAAACGTTCGTGGGATCGCGTGTCAGACAACTGCGCAGCGAACGCGGATACAGCCAGGCCGCCCTGGCACAGATGCTCGAGATCTCGCCGAGTTACCTCAACCAGATCGAGCACGACGTCCGCCCGCTGACCGTCGCGGTGCTGCTGCGCATCACCGAGGTCTTCGGTGTCGACGCCACCTTCTTCGCCTCGCAGGACGACACCCGGCTGGTCGCCGAACTGCGCGAGGTCGCCATGGACCGCGACCTCGGTGTGGACGTCGACGTGGCGGAGATCGCCGACATGGTCGTCACGCACCCGACGCTGGCGCGCGCGATGGTCAACCTGCACCGCCGCTACCGGCTGACCACCACCCAGCTGGCCGCCGCCACGGAGGACCGTTACAGCGACGGCAGCGGCAGCGGGTCGATCACGATGCCCCACGAGGAAGTGCGCGACTACTTCTATCAGCGCCAGAACTATCTGCACGAACTCGACAGCGCCGCCGAGGACCTGACGGTCCGGATGCGCATGCACCGCGGTGACCTCGCCGGTGAGCTGTCCAACCGGCTGTCGACCGTGCACGGCGTGCACATCGTGCGCCGCATCGACCTCGGCGACACCGTCCTGCACCGGTTCGATCCGGGCACCAAGACCCTGGAGATGAGCACCCACCTGTCGGTCGGCCAGCAGGTCTTCAAGATGGCCGCCGAACTGGCGTACCTGGAATTCGGCGACCTGATCGACAAGATGGTCGACGAGGGCATGTTCACCAGCGAGGAATCCCGCACCCTGGCCCGCCTCGGCCTGGCCAACTACTTCGCCGCCGCCACGGTGCTGCCGTACCGGCAGTTCCACGATGTCGCGGAGAACTTCCGCTACGACGTCGAGCGGCTCTCGGCGTTCTACTCGGTCAGCTACGAGACGATCGGCCACCGGCTCTCGACGCTGCAGCGGCCGTCGATGCGCGGCGTGCCGTTCTCGTTCGTCCGCGTCGACCGCGCGGGGAACATGTCGAAACGCCAGTCGGCGACGGGCTTTCACTTCTCCTCCAGCGGCGGCACCTGTCCGCTGTGGAACGTCTACGAGACCTTCGCGAACCCGGGCAAGATCCTGGTGCAGATCGCCCAGATGCCCGACGGCCGCAACTACATGTGGGTGGCGCGGACAGTGGAGCGCCGGGCCTCGCGCTATGGTCAGCCGGGTAAGACGTTCGCGATCGGACTCGGATGCGAACTGCGCCATGCGCATCGGCTGGTCTACTCCGAGGGATTGGATCTTTCTGGTGAGAATGCGACGCCCATCGGGGCGGGCTGCCGCGTCTGCGAGCGGGACAACTGTCCGCAGCGGGCGTTCCCGGCGCTCGGCCGCGCCCTCGACCTCGACGAGCACCGGTCCACGGTCTCGCCGTACCTGGTGAAGCAGTCGTGA
- a CDS encoding carboxymuconolactone decarboxylase family protein, which translates to MTRIAPGGFRELGPLNWVIAKAGARAIRAPRFSLFTVLGQHRLLFLAFLPYSGVLLGSLGKLSRQDAELVILRVGHLRECEYELQQHRRLARSRGVNADLQARIFEGPDAAGLTDRQRVLITATDEFVVTRGVSPQTWAVLSRHLTKPQLIEFCLLAAHYDGLAATISTLQVPLDFPD; encoded by the coding sequence GTGACCCGTATCGCGCCCGGCGGATTCCGGGAACTCGGACCGCTGAACTGGGTGATCGCCAAGGCCGGCGCGCGCGCCATCCGGGCGCCACGGTTCAGCCTGTTCACCGTGCTGGGCCAGCACCGCCTGCTGTTCCTGGCGTTCCTGCCCTACAGCGGTGTGCTGCTCGGCTCGCTGGGCAAGCTGTCCCGCCAGGACGCCGAGCTGGTCATCCTGCGGGTGGGCCATCTGCGCGAGTGCGAATACGAACTGCAGCAGCACCGCCGGTTGGCCCGCAGCCGCGGGGTGAACGCCGACCTGCAGGCCAGGATCTTCGAGGGGCCCGACGCCGCGGGGCTGACCGACCGGCAGCGGGTGCTGATCACCGCGACCGACGAGTTCGTGGTCACCCGCGGGGTGTCACCGCAGACGTGGGCGGTGCTGTCCCGCCATCTGACCAAGCCGCAGCTCATCGAATTCTGCTTGCTCGCAGCGCATTACGACGGTCTGGCGGCGACCATCAGCACGCTGCAGGTGCCACTGGACTTCCCGGACTAG
- the lpdA gene encoding dihydrolipoyl dehydrogenase produces the protein MTHYDVVVLGAGPGGYVAAIRAAQLGLNTAIVEPKYWGGVCLNVGCIPSKALLRNAELVHIFTKEAKTFGISGEASFDYGAAFDRSRKVAEGRVAGVHFLMKKNKITEIHGYGTFTDDHTIEVDLNEGGTETVTFDNAIISAGASTRLVPNTSLSENVVTYEEQIMERELPGSIVIAGAGAIGMEFGYVLKNYGVDVTIVEFLPRALPNEDAEVSKEIEKQFKKLGVKILTGTKVESIDDDGKQVTVTVSKDGKSQELKADKVMQAIGFSPNVEGYGLDKAGVELTDRKGIAVDDYMRTNKPHIYAIGDVTGKLQLAHVAEAMGVVAAETIAGAETLPLGDYRMMPRATFCQPQVASFGLTEEQAREEGYDVKVAKFPFTANGKAHGMGAPAGFVKLIADAKYGELIGGHLIGHDVSELLPELTLAQKWDLTANELARNVHTHPTLSEALQEAFHGLVGHMINF, from the coding sequence GTGACCCACTATGACGTCGTCGTTCTCGGAGCCGGTCCCGGCGGATACGTCGCGGCTATTCGCGCTGCCCAACTCGGGCTGAACACCGCAATCGTCGAACCCAAGTACTGGGGCGGCGTGTGTCTCAACGTGGGATGCATCCCGTCGAAAGCCCTGCTGCGCAACGCCGAACTGGTGCACATCTTCACCAAGGAGGCCAAGACCTTCGGGATCAGCGGGGAGGCCAGCTTCGACTACGGCGCCGCCTTCGACCGCAGCCGCAAGGTCGCCGAGGGCCGTGTCGCCGGCGTGCACTTCCTGATGAAGAAGAACAAGATCACCGAGATTCACGGGTACGGGACGTTCACCGACGACCACACCATCGAGGTCGACCTCAACGAGGGCGGCACCGAAACCGTCACGTTCGACAACGCCATCATCTCCGCGGGTGCCAGCACCCGGCTGGTCCCCAACACGTCGCTGTCGGAGAACGTCGTCACCTACGAAGAGCAGATCATGGAGCGGGAACTGCCCGGCTCGATCGTCATCGCCGGTGCCGGCGCGATCGGCATGGAGTTCGGCTACGTGCTGAAGAACTACGGCGTCGACGTCACGATCGTCGAATTCCTGCCGCGCGCGCTGCCCAACGAGGACGCCGAGGTCTCCAAGGAGATCGAGAAGCAGTTCAAGAAGCTCGGCGTGAAGATCCTCACCGGCACCAAGGTCGAGTCGATCGACGACGACGGCAAGCAGGTCACCGTCACCGTCAGCAAGGACGGCAAGTCCCAGGAACTCAAGGCCGACAAGGTGATGCAGGCCATCGGCTTCTCACCGAACGTCGAGGGCTACGGCCTCGACAAGGCGGGCGTCGAGCTGACCGACCGCAAGGGCATCGCCGTCGACGACTACATGCGCACCAACAAGCCGCACATCTACGCGATCGGCGACGTCACCGGGAAACTGCAGCTCGCCCACGTCGCCGAGGCGATGGGTGTGGTGGCCGCCGAGACCATCGCCGGCGCGGAGACCCTGCCGCTCGGCGACTACCGGATGATGCCGCGCGCCACGTTCTGCCAGCCGCAGGTCGCCAGCTTCGGGCTCACCGAGGAGCAGGCCCGTGAGGAGGGCTACGACGTCAAGGTCGCGAAGTTCCCCTTCACCGCCAACGGCAAGGCGCACGGCATGGGCGCCCCGGCCGGCTTCGTCAAACTCATCGCCGACGCCAAGTACGGGGAACTGATCGGCGGCCATCTGATCGGCCACGACGTCTCCGAGCTGCTGCCCGAACTCACCCTCGCGCAGAAGTGGGATCTGACCGCCAACGAACTGGCCCGCAACGTGCACACCCATCCGACCCTGTCGGAGGCGTTGCAGGAAGCCTTCCACGGGCTGGTCGGCCACATGATCAACTTTTGA
- a CDS encoding putative holin yields the protein MIPLPRAWALTTAMLVGAAVGLVAAVTSTLLITATVRPDAVIGLVVGVPGVLGVLMILLSGRRWVTTAGAFVLAVAPGWLGALALIEVVNGG from the coding sequence GTGATACCGCTGCCGCGCGCCTGGGCGCTGACCACCGCGATGTTGGTCGGCGCCGCTGTCGGGTTGGTCGCCGCCGTCACCTCGACCCTGCTGATCACCGCGACCGTACGGCCGGACGCCGTCATCGGCCTCGTGGTCGGAGTGCCCGGGGTGCTCGGCGTACTGATGATCCTGCTCTCGGGCCGGCGCTGGGTCACCACGGCGGGGGCGTTCGTGCTGGCCGTCGCGCCGGGCTGGCTGGGCGCTCTGGCACTGATCGAGGTGGTCAACGGTGGCTGA
- a CDS encoding DUF779 domain-containing protein, giving the protein MTQAAADLLTKLQGRHGALMFHQSGGCCDGSSPMCYPDGDFIVGDRDVLLAVLDVGDDGVPIWISGPQFDTWKHTQLVIDVVPGRGGGFSLEAPEGMRFLSRGRAFTDAENAALDRDPPLTGARYAEGDRPGQRAPVVAEAQDACPIPGRRAARVQG; this is encoded by the coding sequence GTGACCCAGGCCGCCGCCGACCTGCTCACGAAACTGCAGGGCCGTCACGGCGCGCTGATGTTCCACCAGTCCGGCGGCTGCTGCGACGGGTCGTCACCGATGTGCTACCCCGACGGCGACTTCATCGTCGGCGACCGCGACGTGCTGCTCGCGGTGCTCGACGTCGGTGACGACGGCGTCCCGATCTGGATTTCCGGACCGCAGTTCGACACCTGGAAGCACACCCAGCTGGTGATCGACGTGGTGCCCGGCCGCGGCGGCGGGTTCAGCCTCGAGGCACCGGAAGGGATGCGGTTCCTCAGCCGGGGCCGCGCCTTCACCGACGCGGAGAACGCCGCCCTCGACCGGGACCCGCCGCTGACCGGCGCCCGGTACGCCGAGGGTGACCGTCCCGGACAGCGGGCGCCCGTGGTGGCCGAGGCCCAAGACGCGTGCCCGATACCTGGGAGGCGCGCCGCGCGCGTGCAGGGGTGA
- the adh gene encoding aldehyde dehydrogenase, with the protein MTVYTRPGAADALMAFQSRYGNYIGGEWVAPVGGEYFENVTPVTGQAFCEIPRSTEADIDKALDAAHAAAPAWGKTPPGERAQILLKIADRMEANLESLALAESWDNGKPIRETLAADIPLAIDHFRYFAGAVRAQEGALSQIDDDTVAYHFHEPLGVVGQIIPWNFPILMAVWKLAPALAAGNAVVLKPAEQTPASILYLMSLIGDLLPAGVLNVVNGFGVEAGKPLASSNRIAKIAFTGETTTGRLIMQYASQNLIPVTLELGGKSPNIFFSDVMAAGDDFQDKALEGFTMFALNQGEVCTCPSRSLIQADIYDEFLELAAIRTKAVRQGDPLDTETMIGSQASNDQLEKVLSYIEIGKDEGARVVTGGERAELGGDLNGGYYVQPTIFEGNNKMRIFQEEIFGPVVAVTSFKDYDDAIAMANDTLYGLGAGVWSRDGNTAYRAGRDIKAGRVWTNCYHMYPAHAAFGGYKQSGIGRETHKMMLDHYQQTKNLLVSYSNKAQGFF; encoded by the coding sequence ATGACTGTTTACACCCGTCCGGGTGCTGCCGATGCACTGATGGCTTTCCAGTCGCGGTACGGCAATTACATCGGTGGTGAGTGGGTGGCGCCGGTCGGTGGGGAGTATTTCGAGAACGTGACGCCGGTGACGGGGCAGGCGTTCTGCGAGATCCCGCGCTCGACGGAAGCCGACATCGACAAGGCGCTCGACGCCGCGCACGCCGCCGCTCCGGCGTGGGGGAAGACCCCGCCGGGGGAGCGGGCGCAGATCCTGCTCAAGATCGCCGACCGCATGGAGGCGAACCTCGAATCGCTGGCGCTGGCCGAGTCGTGGGACAACGGCAAGCCGATCCGCGAGACGCTGGCCGCCGACATCCCGCTGGCCATCGACCATTTCCGCTACTTCGCGGGTGCGGTCCGCGCGCAGGAGGGTGCGCTGTCGCAGATCGACGACGACACCGTCGCCTATCACTTCCACGAACCGCTCGGCGTGGTCGGGCAGATCATCCCGTGGAATTTCCCGATCCTGATGGCGGTGTGGAAGCTCGCCCCCGCGCTGGCCGCGGGTAACGCCGTCGTGCTCAAACCGGCCGAGCAGACGCCGGCCTCGATCCTGTATCTGATGTCGTTGATCGGCGACCTGCTGCCCGCCGGGGTGCTCAACGTGGTCAACGGATTCGGCGTCGAGGCGGGCAAACCGCTGGCGTCGAGCAATCGCATCGCGAAGATCGCGTTCACCGGTGAGACCACCACCGGCCGGCTGATCATGCAGTACGCCAGCCAGAACCTGATCCCGGTCACGCTGGAGTTGGGCGGCAAGAGCCCGAACATCTTCTTCTCCGACGTGATGGCCGCCGGCGACGACTTCCAGGACAAGGCGCTCGAGGGTTTCACGATGTTCGCGCTCAACCAGGGTGAGGTGTGCACGTGCCCGTCGCGCAGCCTGATCCAGGCCGACATCTACGACGAGTTCCTCGAACTGGCGGCGATCCGTACGAAGGCTGTGCGCCAGGGGGATCCGCTCGACACCGAGACCATGATCGGGTCGCAGGCCTCCAACGACCAGCTCGAGAAGGTGTTGTCCTACATCGAGATCGGCAAGGACGAAGGTGCCCGGGTGGTCACCGGCGGGGAGCGTGCCGAACTCGGCGGCGACCTCAACGGCGGCTACTACGTGCAGCCCACGATCTTCGAGGGCAACAACAAGATGCGCATCTTCCAGGAGGAGATCTTCGGCCCCGTGGTGGCGGTGACGTCGTTCAAGGACTACGACGACGCGATCGCGATGGCCAACGACACCCTCTACGGCCTGGGCGCCGGGGTGTGGAGCCGCGATGGCAACACCGCCTACCGCGCCGGACGCGACATCAAGGCCGGCCGGGTGTGGACGAACTGCTACCACATGTACCCCGCGCACGCGGCGTTCGGCGGATACAAGCAGTCCGGCATCGGGCGTGAGACCCACAAGATGATGCTCGACCACTACCAGCAGACCAAGAACCTGCTCGTGTCCTACAGCAACAAGGCGCAGGGGTTCTTCTGA
- a CDS encoding GAF domain-containing protein, with the protein MPRPPVPEPAVAAGEDPRQYARLMSAVYDATMAGDRAPARPRRVIEESWHRLMARGIEPDTLPEPEVEGTTLEELRQASGLMSVLDDLSRGLESLIVEGDNILVVADARGRVLWRAGSRAVLGSADRLGFIEGAHWGENAVGTNAIGTALMSNSAVQVFSAEHFARSHHSWTCAGAPIKDPRTGHVIGVVDVSGPAATVHPTTVALVDAVARLAESHLREQHNRTLNSLRMVAAPILARIGSPALAVDPDGWVAAVDSLPPHNRIALPREVAPGRLLVPALGLCDVDPLPGGWLVRLAADPEADGVGAQVALDLRNPDSPALQMVGQVGGWRRDLSLRHAEILLALSFRPEGRSAPELARDLYGDASRVVTVRAEVSRMRKQFVGLLAAQPYRIAHSVRLEVQYPADMMRLLPTSTAPVVHAARIEPPNPQPLQGGNA; encoded by the coding sequence ATGCCTCGTCCGCCTGTTCCCGAGCCCGCTGTCGCAGCGGGCGAGGATCCGCGCCAGTACGCCCGGTTGATGTCGGCGGTGTACGACGCCACCATGGCCGGCGACCGCGCGCCCGCGCGGCCCCGCCGGGTGATCGAGGAGTCCTGGCACCGGCTGATGGCCCGCGGCATCGAGCCCGACACCCTGCCCGAACCCGAGGTGGAGGGCACCACGCTCGAGGAGTTGCGACAGGCCTCCGGTTTGATGTCGGTGCTCGACGATTTGTCGCGCGGACTGGAATCGCTGATCGTCGAGGGCGACAACATCCTCGTCGTCGCCGATGCGCGCGGCCGGGTGCTGTGGCGGGCCGGGTCGCGGGCGGTGCTCGGGTCCGCGGACCGGCTCGGCTTCATCGAGGGGGCGCACTGGGGTGAGAACGCCGTCGGCACCAACGCGATCGGCACCGCGCTGATGTCGAACAGCGCGGTGCAGGTGTTCTCCGCTGAGCACTTCGCGCGCAGCCACCACTCGTGGACGTGTGCCGGCGCCCCCATCAAGGATCCCCGAACCGGCCACGTCATCGGCGTGGTCGACGTGTCCGGTCCCGCAGCCACCGTGCACCCGACGACGGTGGCGCTGGTCGACGCCGTCGCCCGGCTCGCCGAATCGCATCTGCGTGAACAGCACAACCGCACACTCAACAGCCTGCGCATGGTCGCTGCCCCCATCCTCGCCCGCATCGGCAGTCCCGCACTGGCGGTCGACCCCGACGGCTGGGTGGCCGCGGTGGATTCGCTGCCACCGCACAACCGGATCGCGCTGCCCCGCGAGGTCGCCCCGGGCCGGCTGCTGGTCCCGGCCCTCGGGCTGTGCGACGTCGACCCGCTGCCCGGTGGATGGCTGGTCCGGCTGGCGGCCGACCCCGAAGCCGACGGGGTGGGGGCGCAGGTCGCCCTCGATCTGCGCAACCCCGACTCCCCGGCGCTGCAGATGGTCGGGCAGGTCGGCGGCTGGCGCCGCGACCTCAGCCTGCGGCACGCGGAAATCCTTCTCGCGCTGTCCTTCCGGCCCGAGGGCCGGTCCGCGCCGGAGCTGGCCCGCGACCTCTACGGCGACGCGTCGCGGGTGGTCACCGTTCGCGCCGAGGTGTCGCGGATGCGCAAACAGTTCGTCGGATTGCTCGCCGCCCAGCCGTACCGCATCGCCCACTCAGTGCGTCTGGAGGTGCAGTACCCCGCCGATATGATGCGGCTCCTGCCGACCTCGACCGCGCCCGTGGTCCACGCCGCCCGTATCGAACCCCCGAATCCCCAACCCCTTCAAGGAGGAAACGCATGA